The sequence below is a genomic window from Streptomyces sp. NBC_00582.
CAGCGCCTCCGCCACCTCGCGGTAGGTCAGGCCGCGGTAGTACGCCAGCGTGACCGCCTGGCGCTGGATGTCGGTCAGGGTGCGCACACAGCGCCGCACCTGTTCCCGTTCCAGCCGCGCCTCGACGTGCTCGGCCACCTCGTCGTACTCGGGGACCCGGTCCAGCAGCGCGGCCCTGTGGTCCCGGGCCGCCGCGGCGTCGACCGAGCGCACCCGGTCGACCGCGCGGCGGTGGGCGAGGGTGAGGATCCAGTTGATCGCCGTACCGCGGTCGGGGCGGTACCGGGGAGCGGTCC
It includes:
- a CDS encoding sigma-70 family RNA polymerase sigma factor; this encodes MKEAVHIGRNPSTEPDLQGLLGQVALGDEEAFAGVYDAVAGPVLGVVRAVLRDHAQSEEVAQEVLVEVWRTAPRYRPDRGTAINWILTLAHRRAVDRVRSVDAAAARDHRAALLDRVPEYDEVAEHVEARLEREQVRRCVRTLTDIQRQAVTLAYYRGLTYREVAEALHLPLGTVKTRLRDGLIRLRDCLGVTA